From the genome of Papaver somniferum cultivar HN1 chromosome 2, ASM357369v1, whole genome shotgun sequence, one region includes:
- the LOC113349418 gene encoding probable caffeoyl-CoA O-methyltransferase At4g26220 has translation MEIPPTKLSVFDIGKADAGLLQSKELYQYILETNVYPNEAEVLKELREITVTQPWSVMLCAADEGPIMSLLLKLVNAKKTIEIGVYTGYSLLVTALALPKDGKTIAIDPDRSMFEIGLPFFRKAGVEHKVEFIESIALPVLDKLLEDPKNEGSFDYAFVDADKDNYVHYHERLLKLVRVGGMILYDNTLWSGTVAWEDDSTLDEMMKEIKDVFVDLNKKLASDSRIQISQLPVGDGLTMCMRLH, from the exons ATGGAAATACCTCCAACGAAGCTCAGTGTGTTTGATATCGGAAAAGCAGATGCTGGTTTGTTGCAAAGTAAAGAGCTTTATCAG TATATCTTGGAGACAAATGTGTACCCAAATGAGGCTGAAGTTCTGAAGGAGCTAAGAGAAATTACTGTTACTCAACCATG GAGCGTGATGCTTTGTGCAGCAGATGAAGGTCCAATAATGTCTCTGCTTTTAAAGCTTGTGAATGCAAAAAAGACAATTGAGATTGGAGTGTACACTGGATACTCACTCCTTGTCACTGCTCTTGCACTTCCCAAAGATGGCAAG ACCATTGCTATTGATCCAGATCGGTCAATGTTCGAGATAGGACTACCATTCTTCAGAAAAGCTGGGGTGGAACATAAGGTGGAGTTCATCGAGTCTATTGCTCTCCCTGTTCTTGACAAACTACTGGAAGAT CCGAAGAATGAAGGATCATTTGATTATGCGTTCGTCGACGCAGACAAGGATAATTACGTGCATTATCATGAGAGACTACTGAAACTAGTAAGGGTAGGAGGAATGATTCTCTACGATAATACACTATGGTCAGGTACAGTTGCTTGGGAAGATGATTCTACACTGGATGAAATGATGAAAGAAATTAAAGACGTTTTTGTCGATCTGAACAAGAAATTAGCATCTGATTCTCGCATTCAAATTTCACAACTCCCTGTTGGTGATGGTCTCACAATGTGTATGCGTCTGCATTGA